The following proteins are encoded in a genomic region of Cyclonatronum proteinivorum:
- a CDS encoding N-acetylmuramoyl-L-alanine amidase family protein, translated as MLREKLHFILLFVCFTALICALTGLSHSLQAHSHPKASLNPNALADEPNRLERISVTPRSDGLGYVIRFHFAERPQSFQVFQPEQSLIQFAVYSDGPIEFGENLEIPESFGTFRKSPTDFGYGFDFSLHSDTPYLAQSYIDQNRRHVLIGLTEISSREIAQLTDGLDVIRWSAAPNGENGNANETDAPSASSPNAAQHSGQSAEASAAPNTSEEGPVFPPLPELPAPAERVNNGSELVNWMVFDTVVLDAGHGGRDPGAIGASGTFEKTIALAVALKVGEYLNQYLPELNVVYTRDDDTFVGLAERGRIANRNNGHLFVSIHTNSHSGRQAHGAEFYFLGQGRTQSALEVMRRENAVTRFEDQEERPEELTDFMLLTHIMQNSGNIRQSETFAGMLEEQFAQRAQRRTRGVKQAGLQVLFEASMPGVLVELGFISNPQEERFMNSEYGQAILASAIFRAIRDYSEMVQRRQRAQNAQAE; from the coding sequence ATGCTCCGCGAAAAATTACATTTCATCCTGCTTTTTGTATGCTTCACTGCACTGATATGCGCGCTCACGGGGCTCAGTCACAGCTTACAGGCGCACAGCCATCCGAAGGCTTCCTTAAACCCCAATGCATTAGCGGATGAACCCAACCGGCTTGAGCGTATTTCAGTAACACCGAGAAGTGACGGGCTGGGCTACGTAATCCGCTTTCACTTCGCTGAGCGTCCGCAGTCGTTTCAGGTTTTTCAGCCGGAACAATCCCTGATTCAGTTTGCTGTGTACAGCGATGGTCCGATTGAATTCGGAGAAAATCTCGAAATCCCCGAGTCCTTTGGCACATTCCGCAAGTCACCAACCGACTTCGGTTACGGATTTGACTTCAGCCTTCATTCGGATACCCCCTATCTCGCGCAAAGCTACATAGATCAGAACCGCCGTCACGTCCTGATTGGTCTCACAGAAATTTCATCCCGGGAAATTGCACAGCTCACGGACGGGCTTGATGTCATCCGGTGGAGCGCTGCACCCAACGGAGAAAACGGGAACGCGAACGAAACGGATGCTCCGTCAGCCTCCTCCCCAAACGCTGCTCAGCACTCCGGGCAGTCTGCCGAAGCCTCCGCCGCTCCCAATACATCCGAAGAAGGACCGGTATTCCCCCCTCTGCCGGAGCTTCCCGCCCCTGCCGAACGCGTCAATAACGGCAGTGAACTCGTCAATTGGATGGTGTTCGATACCGTCGTACTCGACGCAGGTCATGGCGGACGCGACCCCGGGGCCATAGGCGCTTCGGGCACCTTCGAAAAGACCATCGCCCTTGCCGTCGCGCTCAAAGTAGGCGAATACCTCAATCAATACCTGCCCGAACTGAATGTAGTTTACACCCGCGATGACGACACCTTTGTAGGACTCGCAGAGCGCGGGCGTATCGCCAACCGCAACAACGGGCATTTGTTTGTCTCCATCCATACCAATTCTCACAGCGGCAGGCAGGCACATGGGGCCGAGTTCTACTTCCTCGGGCAGGGCCGAACGCAATCGGCGCTTGAAGTCATGCGCAGGGAAAATGCGGTAACCCGCTTCGAAGATCAGGAAGAGCGCCCGGAAGAGCTGACCGACTTCATGCTACTGACGCACATCATGCAGAACTCCGGCAACATACGGCAGAGCGAGACCTTCGCAGGCATGCTCGAAGAGCAATTTGCACAGCGCGCACAGCGGCGAACAAGGGGCGTAAAACAGGCCGGACTACAGGTCTTGTTTGAAGCCTCCATGCCCGGCGTGCTCGTTGAACTCGGCTTTATTTCCAACCCGCAGGAAGAACGCTTTATGAACAGCGAGTACGGTCAGGCCATTTTAGCCTCCGCCATCTTCAGGGCCATCCGCGACTATTCCGAAATGGTGCAGCGCCGGCAGCGGGCACAGAACGCTCAGGCAGAGTAA
- the pdxA gene encoding 4-hydroxythreonine-4-phosphate dehydrogenase PdxA produces the protein MEVNRPICITPGDFNGIGPETILKALENKSLRDRAPFLLLGPAKAWEYWRHLTVPPASFSPEVVASAEQAVEKGKVYVYEPESDRGSFIPQPGQLTAESGAWSMACIAAATELCLSGRAAAMVTAPISKEAVNLAGHHIPGHTEYLAERDGGAEVAMMLVSGGLRVVPLTTHIPIAAVSRNITQEGIRQKAEIILKSLQSDFSIEAPRLAILGLNPHAGDGGVIGREEIETIAPAIEALQQAGFGCEGPFPADGFFANRAYESFDAVLAMYHDQGLVAFKTIAFNAGVNFTAGLSFIRTSPDHGTAFGIAGKNLANAGSAAEAITLALRLAELRTST, from the coding sequence ATGGAAGTGAACCGCCCAATCTGCATAACGCCGGGTGATTTCAATGGCATTGGTCCGGAGACCATTTTGAAAGCGCTCGAAAACAAATCCCTGCGCGATCGTGCCCCCTTTTTACTGCTCGGTCCGGCGAAAGCCTGGGAGTACTGGCGCCATTTAACAGTTCCACCTGCCTCCTTTTCTCCGGAAGTCGTCGCCTCAGCGGAACAGGCTGTTGAAAAAGGCAAGGTTTATGTTTACGAACCTGAATCAGACCGGGGCAGCTTTATTCCGCAGCCGGGTCAGCTTACCGCGGAATCCGGTGCATGGAGCATGGCCTGTATTGCCGCGGCGACGGAACTTTGCCTTTCCGGAAGGGCCGCAGCCATGGTTACAGCGCCCATCAGCAAAGAAGCGGTCAATCTTGCCGGTCATCACATTCCGGGCCATACGGAATATCTCGCAGAAAGGGACGGCGGGGCCGAAGTTGCCATGATGCTCGTATCCGGCGGCCTGCGGGTTGTGCCGCTTACCACGCATATTCCCATTGCCGCAGTGAGCCGGAATATCACGCAGGAAGGCATACGGCAGAAGGCGGAGATCATCCTGAAAAGCCTTCAGTCGGATTTCAGCATTGAAGCGCCGCGCCTCGCCATACTTGGCCTGAATCCCCATGCCGGCGATGGGGGCGTGATAGGCCGGGAAGAAATCGAAACCATCGCACCGGCTATAGAAGCGCTGCAACAGGCGGGCTTTGGCTGTGAAGGCCCTTTTCCCGCAGACGGTTTTTTTGCCAACCGTGCGTATGAATCTTTTGACGCGGTCCTCGCCATGTATCACGATCAGGGGCTTGTCGCTTTCAAAACCATTGCGTTTAACGCGGGCGTCAATTTTACGGCCGGACTTTCCTTTATCCGCACCTCCCCTGATCACGGCACAGCCTTTGGAATTGCCGGAAAAAACCTGGCCAATGCAGGCTCGGCCGCAGAAGCCATCACCCTCGCCCTTCGGCTTGCTGAGTTGCGCACTTCCACATAG
- a CDS encoding GWxTD domain-containing protein, translating to MNLIQRPFQSVHSLPLKHVSGLFILTLVCVLTAAEAFAQRNVSYRELAAQNRAPGLYIDHNVIKAEAGEPNVWLHYRFGHDVLRFRQIAGTTGNVSTERFEATAELSVQIFEASEPGQNGEARRGSAIKTLTWRGQTRAADFDETSRRDLFLNANLSAALPPGRYAYSTSLTLDGRPLQLRQSTRFFTVPDFESSDAPPLYFVNPADLGSDQFEIINFGRAVLYAQDFDALLVVPGTDSTYRVIVNQVEPGGRDTTTVRRVHESDVAADQIRSIQSMRISESAQALPLLGLTEAEADADGAFHLLQLNIPNRKFQNASFVIQVKKGDELLTERFFRNLWLDIPTSLLNIDVAIRKMEIILDRDTHRELRRGNEQQRIKNFRAFWEARDPEPETDYNPVMVEFFRRVDMAFDRFTTPNQPGYDSDQGRTLIRFGEPERITRRLPTGSAAIEVWQYSDREFVFEATSGFGEYRLLRTNRL from the coding sequence ATGAATTTAATTCAACGTCCCTTTCAGTCTGTTCACAGCCTCCCTCTAAAGCATGTGTCAGGCCTTTTCATCCTCACCCTTGTATGCGTGCTTACCGCCGCCGAAGCCTTCGCACAGCGCAACGTGAGCTACCGTGAACTCGCCGCCCAAAACAGGGCGCCGGGTCTTTATATCGATCACAATGTCATTAAGGCGGAAGCGGGTGAGCCCAACGTTTGGCTGCATTACCGCTTTGGTCATGATGTGCTGCGGTTCAGACAGATTGCAGGAACTACGGGCAACGTCAGCACTGAGCGCTTTGAAGCAACTGCCGAACTGAGTGTGCAGATTTTTGAAGCTTCTGAGCCCGGCCAAAACGGGGAAGCCCGACGGGGAAGCGCAATCAAAACCCTAACCTGGCGCGGGCAGACGCGGGCCGCTGATTTCGATGAAACCAGCCGCCGGGATTTATTTCTGAATGCCAACCTAAGCGCGGCCTTGCCACCGGGCCGCTATGCTTATTCGACCTCCCTCACCCTTGACGGGCGTCCCCTGCAGCTCCGGCAAAGCACGCGCTTCTTCACGGTACCGGATTTCGAATCTTCCGACGCCCCGCCCCTTTACTTTGTGAACCCAGCGGATTTGGGCTCAGATCAGTTTGAAATCATCAACTTTGGACGCGCCGTCTTATACGCGCAGGATTTTGACGCCTTGCTTGTCGTACCCGGTACCGACAGCACCTATCGGGTGATCGTGAATCAGGTTGAGCCCGGTGGCCGCGACACCACAACCGTTCGCAGGGTACATGAATCAGATGTCGCAGCGGATCAGATTCGCAGTATTCAGAGCATGCGGATTTCCGAATCGGCACAAGCCCTCCCCCTGCTCGGCCTGACAGAAGCCGAAGCCGACGCAGACGGTGCCTTCCACCTCCTGCAGCTGAACATCCCAAACCGCAAATTCCAAAATGCGTCTTTTGTGATTCAGGTTAAAAAAGGAGATGAGCTGCTGACAGAGCGTTTTTTCCGCAACCTCTGGCTGGACATTCCCACGAGTCTGCTGAACATTGATGTAGCCATCCGAAAAATGGAAATCATCCTTGACCGCGACACGCACCGCGAACTTCGGCGCGGCAATGAACAACAGCGAATCAAAAATTTTCGCGCGTTCTGGGAAGCGCGGGACCCCGAACCTGAGACCGATTACAACCCCGTGATGGTTGAATTCTTCCGGCGCGTTGACATGGCATTCGACCGCTTCACAACCCCCAATCAGCCGGGCTATGACAGCGATCAGGGGCGTACGCTGATCCGCTTTGGCGAACCGGAGCGCATTACGCGCCGCCTTCCGACCGGCAGCGCAGCCATCGAAGTATGGCAGTACAGCGACCGCGAGTTTGTTTTTGAAGCCACAAGCGGCTTTGGCGAATACCGCCTGCTGCGTACCAACCGGCTGTGA
- a CDS encoding transposase has protein sequence MQRLVHDLAYGLVNCGGKRTLTGMLSGSGNQFCDWTAAYRMFSKQRFDPQDLLDVSLAPDNAPVIAHIDDTLLKKTGRKVHGAKWQRDPLGPAFHTNFIWAQRFVQASIACPASSQLCQARSIPVSFVHAPMPVKPGRNADQLQKDAYKEAKKKSRISCVGAKLVGSLRQRLNELGSASRHLLVSFDGGYTNREVIQNLPAHTTFIGRVRKDAKIYDPPADQPDTGRRRLYGEPKLTPDQIRTSDQVSWQKVKAFAAGKEHEFKLKVVENVKWKPAGGHQLLKLIIISPLGYRLAKGANLL, from the coding sequence ATGCAAAGACTGGTACACGATCTTGCCTACGGTCTGGTTAATTGTGGCGGTAAGCGCACGCTCACAGGCATGCTGAGCGGTAGCGGCAACCAGTTCTGTGACTGGACGGCCGCTTACCGGATGTTCAGCAAGCAGCGCTTTGACCCGCAGGACCTGCTGGATGTCAGCCTGGCGCCTGACAACGCTCCGGTCATTGCCCATATCGACGATACCCTGCTGAAAAAAACAGGACGCAAAGTACATGGTGCGAAATGGCAGCGAGACCCGCTTGGACCCGCTTTCCACACCAATTTTATCTGGGCACAGCGCTTTGTACAGGCCAGTATCGCCTGCCCGGCCTCTTCGCAGCTTTGTCAGGCACGGAGTATACCGGTGAGTTTTGTCCATGCGCCCATGCCGGTTAAACCCGGCCGTAATGCGGATCAGCTGCAAAAGGACGCTTACAAAGAAGCTAAAAAGAAAAGCAGGATAAGCTGTGTTGGCGCAAAGCTGGTGGGTTCATTGCGCCAGCGCCTCAACGAGTTGGGATCAGCCTCACGTCACCTGCTTGTAAGTTTTGATGGGGGGTATACCAATCGCGAAGTAATCCAAAACTTGCCGGCGCATACAACCTTCATCGGCAGGGTCCGCAAAGACGCTAAAATCTATGATCCACCTGCTGACCAGCCTGACACAGGGCGGCGGCGCTTGTACGGGGAGCCTAAGTTAACTCCGGACCAGATTCGTACCAGTGATCAGGTAAGCTGGCAGAAGGTCAAAGCTTTCGCGGCAGGCAAGGAGCACGAGTTTAAATTAAAGGTAGTAGAAAACGTTAAGTGGAAGCCTGCGGGCGGGCACCAGCTACTCAAGCTTATTATTATCAGTCCTCTTGGGTACCGCTTGGCTAAAGGGGCGAACCTGTTGTAG
- the ftsE gene encoding cell division ATP-binding protein FtsE, with protein MPEESVIEFSNVTLGFNGKDIIKDLDFSLGNGEFCYLIGATGSGKSSLLRLIYRDHMPDYGDVFAAGEHVTRLKEKDIPFLRRKLGIVFQDFQLLPDRNVYDNVAFALEVTGHKRSFIKQRALECLAMVGLSHKHSNMPGDLSGGEQQRVVIARALANEPRIMLADEPTGNLDPEASQSIMELLMQINNRGMAILMVTHNYDIVRQFPARTVKLEHKNLTELPPGKV; from the coding sequence ATGCCGGAAGAATCCGTAATTGAATTCAGCAATGTCACGCTGGGCTTCAATGGCAAAGATATTATCAAAGATCTTGATTTCAGCCTCGGCAACGGCGAATTCTGCTACCTGATTGGCGCAACCGGATCCGGCAAAAGCTCCCTGCTGCGGCTCATTTACCGCGATCACATGCCGGATTACGGGGATGTGTTTGCTGCGGGCGAGCACGTGACCCGTCTCAAGGAAAAAGACATCCCCTTCCTTCGGCGAAAACTCGGCATAGTCTTTCAGGATTTTCAGCTTCTGCCCGACCGCAACGTGTACGACAACGTTGCCTTTGCGCTCGAAGTAACCGGGCACAAGCGCAGCTTCATCAAACAGCGCGCCCTCGAGTGCCTCGCTATGGTCGGCCTTTCCCATAAGCACAGTAATATGCCGGGCGACCTCTCCGGCGGGGAACAACAGCGGGTTGTGATTGCCCGCGCGCTGGCCAACGAGCCGCGTATTATGCTGGCCGACGAGCCTACCGGAAACCTTGATCCGGAAGCTTCACAAAGTATCATGGAACTGCTCATGCAAATCAACAATCGTGGCATGGCCATCCTCATGGTAACCCACAACTATGATATCGTCCGGCAGTTTCCGGCACGGACCGTAAAACTCGAACATAAAAACCTGACCGAACTGCCTCCCGGAAAAGTCTAA
- the udk gene encoding uridine kinase: MKPFVIGVAGGSGSGKTTVVSHIIDAVGSENLVLLQHDSYYRDLKHLSFEQRVRQNFDHPAALETELLIRHVNALLSGYSIKCPIYDFKNHVRSENYSTYTPKPIILVDGILIFYERELRDLMNIKIFVDTDDDLRLLRRLKRDINDRGRSVDSVLNQYEKFVRPMHLEFVEPSKRYADIIIPHGGQNKVALDILNSFISEKVSHISEKEAEVKEK, from the coding sequence ATGAAACCCTTCGTAATTGGTGTAGCCGGCGGCAGCGGCTCGGGAAAAACGACGGTCGTTAGCCACATCATCGACGCCGTTGGCAGTGAAAACCTCGTACTCCTGCAGCACGACTCCTACTACCGCGACCTGAAGCACCTCAGCTTCGAACAGCGCGTCAGGCAAAACTTCGATCACCCAGCGGCGCTCGAAACCGAGCTTCTCATCCGGCACGTAAACGCCCTCCTCAGCGGCTACAGCATTAAGTGCCCGATCTACGATTTCAAAAACCACGTCCGCTCCGAAAACTACAGCACCTACACCCCCAAGCCGATCATCCTCGTTGACGGCATTCTGATTTTCTACGAACGCGAGCTGCGCGACCTGATGAACATCAAAATTTTTGTGGATACCGATGACGACCTGCGCCTCCTTCGCCGCCTCAAGCGCGACATCAACGACCGCGGCCGCAGTGTGGATAGCGTGCTCAATCAGTATGAAAAATTTGTGCGGCCCATGCACCTCGAGTTCGTGGAACCCTCCAAACGCTACGCCGACATCATCATCCCGCACGGCGGCCAAAACAAAGTTGCACTCGATATTCTGAATTCCTTCATTAGCGAGAAGGTATCGCATATTTCTGAAAAGGAAGCCGAAGTAAAAGAAAAATAG
- a CDS encoding class I SAM-dependent DNA methyltransferase, which produces MSQKNARIYSSLAPVYNDLMKDVDYEDWADYVDAIIQELRPEAVSLLELACGTGKVAMYLEELECYEITATDMSAEMLEIGERRALFRNMKIDWKQVDFYDIQLDKKFDVVYALFDSINYIMNDDDFLKMLQNVSRVMHEDSIFIFDFTTPRHSEYVNDKLNSEGVSPDGIRFERVSYYVPSRKMHISEFEIEVLDDDKITALRRDREVHRQRIYELDEVTNLVNQSDFNVLAAYDDFVLEPAHAKTERVTMVLTCRKNP; this is translated from the coding sequence ATGAGTCAGAAAAATGCCCGTATCTACAGCTCCCTTGCGCCGGTCTATAACGACCTGATGAAAGATGTAGATTATGAAGACTGGGCCGATTATGTTGACGCCATCATTCAGGAACTAAGGCCGGAAGCCGTGAGCCTGCTCGAGCTTGCCTGCGGTACCGGCAAAGTTGCCATGTATCTGGAAGAGCTTGAATGCTACGAAATTACGGCTACCGATATGAGTGCAGAAATGCTTGAAATCGGTGAACGAAGGGCACTTTTCCGCAACATGAAGATCGACTGGAAACAGGTTGATTTTTATGACATTCAGCTGGATAAAAAGTTTGATGTGGTTTACGCTCTGTTTGACAGCATTAACTATATCATGAATGATGATGATTTTCTGAAAATGCTGCAAAACGTTTCGCGCGTAATGCATGAAGACTCGATCTTTATCTTTGACTTCACAACCCCAAGGCATTCTGAGTACGTCAATGATAAGCTCAATTCAGAAGGCGTTAGTCCGGACGGGATCCGCTTTGAGCGTGTCAGCTATTACGTGCCGAGCCGGAAAATGCACATCAGTGAGTTTGAAATTGAAGTGCTGGACGACGACAAAATTACCGCGCTGCGCCGCGACCGGGAAGTGCACCGGCAGCGCATTTACGAGCTGGATGAAGTCACAAATCTCGTAAATCAATCCGATTTCAACGTGCTTGCAGCCTACGACGACTTTGTCCTTGAGCCTGCTCATGCCAAAACCGAACGCGTAACCATGGTGCTCACATGCCGGAAGAATCCGTAA
- a CDS encoding NAD-dependent epimerase/dehydratase family protein — protein sequence MLQNLDSGPVPSPEINAASAAQKAHVLVLGGGGFIGRAVVADLLGRGCRVTGLVRNTPLPDGAVSVRGDIRDFDWRQLETDLPDAIVHLARIPGRRRLSRWWAGRQGKRASKRLLRWLESLERLPLTVYVSGTLVYGDRGTLPTDESAPLNPIAFQRDYVKAELPFLETLGRLPVSVVRPPWVIGPGSWFQQFYVQAARNGGKLTQFGEGQNLMSLIQVQDCAAQISAVALGGEAVRGRIFNTCAVPALTHEAFVRLSAEVLGCGITKVSESELRRKYGQTVYEALTFSMDVRSREPLIGDFPNRFPTAEAAIRASL from the coding sequence ATGCTCCAAAATCTTGATTCCGGTCCGGTTCCATCCCCTGAAATAAATGCAGCTTCCGCTGCACAAAAGGCGCACGTGCTGGTGCTCGGTGGGGGCGGGTTTATCGGGCGGGCGGTCGTGGCGGATTTGCTGGGGCGCGGGTGCCGGGTGACCGGGCTGGTTCGGAATACGCCGCTGCCGGATGGCGCGGTTTCTGTCCGGGGAGATATCCGGGATTTTGACTGGCGGCAGCTTGAGACCGATCTGCCGGACGCTATCGTGCATCTGGCGCGGATCCCCGGACGAAGGCGGCTTTCGCGTTGGTGGGCGGGGCGGCAGGGGAAGCGGGCTTCGAAGAGGTTGTTGCGCTGGCTCGAATCGCTTGAGCGCCTGCCGCTTACCGTCTATGTTTCGGGCACGCTGGTGTATGGCGACCGCGGCACCTTGCCGACCGATGAAAGCGCACCCCTCAATCCGATTGCATTCCAGCGGGATTACGTGAAAGCCGAGCTGCCGTTTCTTGAGACGCTCGGGCGTCTGCCGGTTTCGGTCGTGCGCCCGCCCTGGGTGATCGGACCGGGTTCGTGGTTTCAGCAGTTTTATGTGCAGGCCGCGCGCAATGGCGGAAAGCTCACGCAGTTTGGCGAAGGTCAGAATCTGATGAGTCTGATTCAGGTGCAGGATTGTGCCGCGCAGATCAGCGCGGTTGCCCTCGGCGGGGAGGCTGTACGCGGACGGATTTTCAATACCTGTGCCGTGCCGGCGCTTACCCACGAAGCATTTGTGAGGCTAAGCGCGGAAGTCCTGGGCTGCGGTATCACGAAGGTTTCGGAATCCGAACTTCGGCGTAAATACGGGCAGACGGTATACGAAGCCCTGACTTTTTCGATGGATGTCCGC
- a CDS encoding acyl-CoA carboxylase subunit beta, with translation MSNHLSQHEAQIAALRETEAKIRQGGGPKRIEKEHTKGKMTARERVAALIDDGTEFQEIGLWAGYQMYDEVGGCPAAGVITGLGTVSGRLCMIVANDSTVKAGAWFPITCKKNLRAQEIAMENHLPLIYLVDSAGVYLPMQDEIFPDKEHFGRIFRNNAKISAMGIPQIAAIMGSCVAGGAYLPIMSDEAMIVEGTGSVFLAGSYLVKAAIGENVDNETLGGATTHTEISGVTDYKMPDDATCLQTIRDLVGKLGPFKTAGFNRTEAQAPAAEASEILNRLPFDRTRPYDMMSVLECIIDAGSFTEFKKGYGQTLLTGYARIDGWSIGIVANQRKVVKSKTGEMQIGGVIYSDSADKAARFIMNCNQKKIPLLFLHDVTGFMVGKRSEHGGIIKDGAKMVNAVSNSTVPKFTVVIGNSYGAGNYAMCGKAYDPRFIYAWPSAKIAVMGGAQAAKTLMQIEVSAMERKGQVLSEEEKAAFLQKITASYESQTTVTYAAARLWVDEIIHPEETRSRISKALEAANHNPDIPDFKTGVIQT, from the coding sequence ATGAGCAACCATCTATCTCAGCATGAGGCGCAGATTGCAGCGCTGCGCGAAACCGAAGCAAAAATCAGACAGGGCGGCGGCCCGAAACGCATTGAAAAGGAGCACACGAAAGGCAAAATGACCGCACGGGAGCGGGTTGCTGCGCTGATTGATGACGGCACCGAATTTCAGGAAATCGGACTGTGGGCCGGTTATCAGATGTATGATGAGGTGGGCGGATGTCCGGCTGCAGGTGTCATTACCGGTCTTGGTACGGTTTCCGGAAGACTGTGCATGATTGTTGCCAACGACTCGACCGTTAAAGCCGGTGCCTGGTTTCCGATCACCTGTAAAAAGAATCTACGTGCGCAGGAAATTGCGATGGAAAATCATCTGCCCCTGATCTATCTCGTAGATTCCGCGGGCGTCTACCTGCCAATGCAGGATGAAATTTTTCCCGATAAAGAACACTTTGGCCGCATTTTCCGGAACAATGCGAAAATCAGTGCGATGGGCATTCCGCAGATTGCTGCCATCATGGGATCCTGTGTTGCGGGTGGGGCCTACCTGCCCATCATGAGCGACGAGGCGATGATTGTGGAGGGAACCGGCAGCGTATTTCTTGCCGGCAGTTACCTTGTGAAAGCCGCAATTGGGGAAAACGTGGACAACGAAACCCTTGGCGGGGCAACGACGCATACCGAAATCAGCGGTGTGACCGACTACAAAATGCCCGATGACGCTACCTGTCTGCAAACCATACGTGATTTGGTGGGTAAGCTGGGTCCCTTCAAAACGGCGGGCTTCAACCGGACAGAAGCGCAGGCCCCTGCGGCCGAGGCTTCCGAAATTCTGAACCGCCTGCCCTTTGACCGCACCCGTCCCTACGATATGATGTCTGTATTGGAGTGCATTATCGACGCGGGTTCTTTTACGGAATTCAAAAAAGGCTACGGACAAACCTTGCTCACCGGCTACGCCCGCATTGATGGCTGGAGTATCGGCATTGTGGCCAATCAGCGCAAGGTTGTCAAATCCAAGACCGGGGAAATGCAGATTGGCGGGGTGATTTACTCCGACAGTGCCGACAAAGCCGCGCGCTTCATTATGAATTGCAATCAGAAAAAAATCCCGCTTTTATTTTTGCATGATGTCACCGGATTTATGGTCGGCAAACGGAGCGAGCACGGCGGTATCATCAAAGACGGCGCCAAAATGGTGAATGCGGTCAGCAACTCAACGGTGCCGAAGTTCACCGTAGTAATCGGCAACAGCTACGGGGCTGGTAACTACGCCATGTGCGGTAAAGCCTACGACCCGCGCTTCATCTATGCGTGGCCTTCCGCCAAGATCGCGGTAATGGGCGGCGCGCAGGCTGCCAAAACCCTTATGCAGATCGAAGTCTCCGCCATGGAGCGCAAAGGACAGGTGCTGAGTGAGGAAGAAAAAGCGGCTTTCCTGCAAAAAATAACCGCAAGCTACGAATCACAAACGACCGTGACCTATGCCGCCGCCCGTCTTTGGGTGGATGAAATCATCCATCCCGAAGAAACCCGCAGCCGCATATCAAAAGCACTGGAAGCGGCCAACCACAACCCCGACATCCCCGACTTCAAAACCGGCGTGATTCAGACATAG